Proteins encoded in a region of the Falco rusticolus isolate bFalRus1 chromosome 10, bFalRus1.pri, whole genome shotgun sequence genome:
- the GRK2 gene encoding beta-adrenergic receptor kinase 1 isoform X1, whose translation MADLEAVLADVSYLMAMEKSRAAPAARASKRILLPEPSIRSVMQKYLEDRGEVTFDKIFTQKIGYLLFRDFAFNQAEEAKPLMEFYEEIKKYEKLDSEEERTARSRHIFDHYIMKELLACSHPFSKSATEHVQSRLSKKQVPPDLFQPYIEEICQNLRGGIFQKFIESDKFTRFCQWKNVELNIHLTMNDFSVHRIIGRGGFGEVYGCRKADTGKMYAMKCLDKKRIKMKQGETLALNERIMLSLVSTGDCPFIVCMSYAFHTPDKLSFILDLMNGGDLHYHLSQHGVFSEAEMRFYAAEIILGLEHMHSRFVVYRDLKPANILLDEFGHVRISDLGLACDFSKKKPHASVGTHGYMAPEVLQKGVAYDSSADWFSLGCMLFKLLRGHSPFRQHKTKDKHEIDRMTLTMAIELPDSFSPELRSLLEGLLQRDVNRRLGCMGHGAQEVKEEPFFKGLDWQMVFLQKYPPPLIPPRGEVNAADAFDIGSFDEEDTKGIKLLESDQELYRNFPLTISERWQQEVTETVFEAVNADTDKLEARKKAKNKQLGHEEEYAMGKDCIMHGYMAKLGNPFLTQWQRRYFYLFPNRLEWRGEGESPQSLLTMEEIDSVEETQVKERKCILLRIRGGKQFVLQCDSDPELVQWRKELRDAQRQAQQLLQRVPRMQNKPRSPVVELSKVPFIQRSANGL comes from the exons ATGGCGGACCTGGAGGCGGTGCTGGCGGACGTGAGCTACCTGATGGCCATGGAGAAGAgccgcgccgctcccgccgcccgtGCCAGCAAGAGGATCCTCCTGCCCGAGCCCAG CATCCGCAGCGTCATGCAGAAATACCTGGAGGACCGGGGAGAGGTGACGTTCGACAAGATCTTCACGCAGAAGATCG GGTACCTGCTGTTCCGTGACTTCGCCTTTAACCAGGCAGAGGAGGCCAAACCCCTGATGGAGTTTTATGAGGAG ATCAAGAAGTATGAGAAGCTGGACTCGGAGGAGGAGCGAACTGCCCGGAGCCGCCATATCTTTGACCATTACATCATGAAGGAGCTGCTGGCCTGCTCCCAC CCCTTCTCCAAGAGTGCCACGGAGCATGTCCAAAGCCGCCTGAGCAAGAAGCAGGTGCCCCCAGACCTCTTCCAG CCCTACATTGAGGAGATCTGCCAGAACCTGCGTGGGGGTATCTTCCAGAAATTCATCGAGAG TGACAAGTTCACACGGTTCTGCCAGTGGAAGAACGTGGAGCTGAACATCCAT CTCACCATGAACGACTTCAGTGTTCACCGAATCATCGGCCGTGGTGGTTTTGGGGAGGTCTACGGCTGCCGGAAAGCAGATACGGGCAAAAT GTATGCCATGAAGTGTTTGGACAAGAAACGCATCAAGATGAAGCAGGGTGAGACCCTGGCCCTCAACGAGCGCATCATGCTGTCCCTCGTCAGCACTGGG GACTGCCCATTCATCGTGTGCATGTCCTATGCCTTCCACACGCCCGACAAGCTCAGCTTCATCCTCGACCTCATGAACG GGGGAGACCTGCATTATCACCTGTCCCAGCACGGTGTCTTCTCGGAGGCAGAGATGAGGTTCTACGCGGCTGAGATCATCCTGGGCCTGGAGCACATGCACAGCCGCTTTGTGGTGTACCGTGACCTCAAG CCGGCAAACATCCTCCTGGATGAGTTTGGGCACGTCCGCATCTCAGACCTGGGCCTGGCCTGTGACTTCTCCAAGAAGAAGCCCCATGCCAGTGT GGGCACCCATGGGTACATGGCTCCAGAGGTGCTGCAGAAAGGAGTGGCGTACGACAGCAGCGCTGACTGGTTCTCACTGGGCTGCATGCTGTTCAAGCTGCTCCGGGG gcacagcccctTTCGGCAGCACAAGACGAAGGACAAGCATGAGATCGACCGTATGACCCTCACCATG GCCATCGAGCTGCCAGACTCCTTCTCCCCCGAGTTGCGCTCCCTCCTCGAGGGGCTGCTGCAGCGAGACGTTAACCGGCGGCTGGGCTGCATGGGGCACGG ggctcaggagGTGAAGGAGGAGCCCTTCTTCAAGGGTCTGGACTGGCAGATGGTTTTCCTGCAGAAG TACCCACCGCCCCTGATCCCACCCCGCGGTGAGGTGAATGCGGCTGACGCCTTTGACATCGGCTCCTTTGATGAGGAGGACACGAAGGGCATCAAG ctgctggagagcgACCAGGAGCTGTACCGCAACTTCCCACTCACCATCTCGGAGCGGTGGCAGCAGGAGGTGACGGAGACTGTCTTCGAAGCCGTCAACGCTGACACCGACAAGCTGGAAGCTCGCAAGAAGGCCAAGAACAAGCAGCTGGGCCATGAGGAGG AGTACGCCATGGGCAAGGACTGCATCATGCACGGGTACATGGCCAAGCTGGGCAACCCCTTCCTGACACAGTGGCAGCGCCGCTACTTCTACCTCTTCCCCAACCGCCTGGAGTGGCGCGGGGAGGGCGAGTCGCCG CAGTCCCTGCTCACCATGGAGGAGATCGACTCAGTGGAGGAGACGCAGGTGAAGGAGCGCAAGTGCATCCTGCTCCGCATCCGCGGTGGCAAGCAGTTCGTGCTGCAGTGTGAT
- the GRK2 gene encoding beta-adrenergic receptor kinase 1 isoform X2, which translates to MADLEAVLADVSYLMAMEKSRAAPAARASKRILLPEPSIRSVMQKYLEDRGEVTFDKIFTQKIGYLLFRDFAFNQAEEAKPLMEFYEEIKKYEKLDSEEERTARSRHIFDHYIMKELLACSHPFSKSATEHVQSRLSKKQVPPDLFQPYIEEICQNLRGGIFQKFIESDKFTRFCQWKNVELNIHLTMNDFSVHRIIGRGGFGEVYGCRKADTGKMYAMKCLDKKRIKMKQGETLALNERIMLSLVSTGDCPFIVCMSYAFHTPDKLSFILDLMNGGDLHYHLSQHGVFSEAEMRFYAAEIILGLEHMHSRFVVYRDLKPANILLDEFGHVRISDLGLACDFSKKKPHASVGTHGYMAPEVLQKGVAYDSSADWFSLGCMLFKLLRGHSPFRQHKTKDKHEIDRMTLTMAIELPDSFSPELRSLLEGLLQRDVNRRLGCMGHGAQEVKEEPFFKGLDWQMVFLQKYPPPLIPPRGEVNAADAFDIGSFDEEDTKGIKLLESDQELYRNFPLTISERWQQEVTETVFEAVNADTDKLEARKKAKNKQLGHEEEYAMGKDCIMHGYMAKLGNPFLTQWQRRYFYLFPNRLEWRGEGESPSLLTMEEIDSVEETQVKERKCILLRIRGGKQFVLQCDSDPELVQWRKELRDAQRQAQQLLQRVPRMQNKPRSPVVELSKVPFIQRSANGL; encoded by the exons ATGGCGGACCTGGAGGCGGTGCTGGCGGACGTGAGCTACCTGATGGCCATGGAGAAGAgccgcgccgctcccgccgcccgtGCCAGCAAGAGGATCCTCCTGCCCGAGCCCAG CATCCGCAGCGTCATGCAGAAATACCTGGAGGACCGGGGAGAGGTGACGTTCGACAAGATCTTCACGCAGAAGATCG GGTACCTGCTGTTCCGTGACTTCGCCTTTAACCAGGCAGAGGAGGCCAAACCCCTGATGGAGTTTTATGAGGAG ATCAAGAAGTATGAGAAGCTGGACTCGGAGGAGGAGCGAACTGCCCGGAGCCGCCATATCTTTGACCATTACATCATGAAGGAGCTGCTGGCCTGCTCCCAC CCCTTCTCCAAGAGTGCCACGGAGCATGTCCAAAGCCGCCTGAGCAAGAAGCAGGTGCCCCCAGACCTCTTCCAG CCCTACATTGAGGAGATCTGCCAGAACCTGCGTGGGGGTATCTTCCAGAAATTCATCGAGAG TGACAAGTTCACACGGTTCTGCCAGTGGAAGAACGTGGAGCTGAACATCCAT CTCACCATGAACGACTTCAGTGTTCACCGAATCATCGGCCGTGGTGGTTTTGGGGAGGTCTACGGCTGCCGGAAAGCAGATACGGGCAAAAT GTATGCCATGAAGTGTTTGGACAAGAAACGCATCAAGATGAAGCAGGGTGAGACCCTGGCCCTCAACGAGCGCATCATGCTGTCCCTCGTCAGCACTGGG GACTGCCCATTCATCGTGTGCATGTCCTATGCCTTCCACACGCCCGACAAGCTCAGCTTCATCCTCGACCTCATGAACG GGGGAGACCTGCATTATCACCTGTCCCAGCACGGTGTCTTCTCGGAGGCAGAGATGAGGTTCTACGCGGCTGAGATCATCCTGGGCCTGGAGCACATGCACAGCCGCTTTGTGGTGTACCGTGACCTCAAG CCGGCAAACATCCTCCTGGATGAGTTTGGGCACGTCCGCATCTCAGACCTGGGCCTGGCCTGTGACTTCTCCAAGAAGAAGCCCCATGCCAGTGT GGGCACCCATGGGTACATGGCTCCAGAGGTGCTGCAGAAAGGAGTGGCGTACGACAGCAGCGCTGACTGGTTCTCACTGGGCTGCATGCTGTTCAAGCTGCTCCGGGG gcacagcccctTTCGGCAGCACAAGACGAAGGACAAGCATGAGATCGACCGTATGACCCTCACCATG GCCATCGAGCTGCCAGACTCCTTCTCCCCCGAGTTGCGCTCCCTCCTCGAGGGGCTGCTGCAGCGAGACGTTAACCGGCGGCTGGGCTGCATGGGGCACGG ggctcaggagGTGAAGGAGGAGCCCTTCTTCAAGGGTCTGGACTGGCAGATGGTTTTCCTGCAGAAG TACCCACCGCCCCTGATCCCACCCCGCGGTGAGGTGAATGCGGCTGACGCCTTTGACATCGGCTCCTTTGATGAGGAGGACACGAAGGGCATCAAG ctgctggagagcgACCAGGAGCTGTACCGCAACTTCCCACTCACCATCTCGGAGCGGTGGCAGCAGGAGGTGACGGAGACTGTCTTCGAAGCCGTCAACGCTGACACCGACAAGCTGGAAGCTCGCAAGAAGGCCAAGAACAAGCAGCTGGGCCATGAGGAGG AGTACGCCATGGGCAAGGACTGCATCATGCACGGGTACATGGCCAAGCTGGGCAACCCCTTCCTGACACAGTGGCAGCGCCGCTACTTCTACCTCTTCCCCAACCGCCTGGAGTGGCGCGGGGAGGGCGAGTCGCCG TCCCTGCTCACCATGGAGGAGATCGACTCAGTGGAGGAGACGCAGGTGAAGGAGCGCAAGTGCATCCTGCTCCGCATCCGCGGTGGCAAGCAGTTCGTGCTGCAGTGTGAT